One segment of Thermococcus sp. AM4 DNA contains the following:
- a CDS encoding translation initiation factor IF-6 encodes MHIERLDFENSPYLGVYGFATDRVAVIREGLGEKKLEVLREVLKVPLIETSVMKSRIVGIFVAGNSNALIVPWYIWDAELDFINAQLREYGIDMEVVPFQSRLTAFGNLILANDKGALVSKDFTREEARKIEDILGVPVERGVIADYTAVGSVGVVTNRGGLVHPEATDEELEWLSDLFKVDVYVGTANMGVPFVGSCMIANSHGVVVGHLTTGPEIVKIEEALGFLG; translated from the coding sequence ATGCACATCGAGAGGCTCGATTTTGAAAACTCTCCATATCTCGGCGTTTACGGCTTCGCCACCGACAGGGTAGCGGTGATTAGGGAGGGCCTCGGCGAGAAGAAGCTAGAGGTCCTCAGGGAAGTTTTGAAGGTCCCGCTCATCGAGACGAGCGTTATGAAGTCGCGCATCGTCGGCATATTCGTTGCCGGCAACTCCAACGCACTGATAGTTCCCTGGTACATCTGGGACGCCGAGCTCGACTTCATAAACGCCCAGCTCAGGGAGTACGGGATTGACATGGAGGTCGTCCCCTTCCAGAGCAGGCTCACCGCCTTCGGAAACCTGATTTTAGCGAACGACAAAGGCGCTCTGGTCAGCAAGGACTTCACAAGGGAGGAAGCGAGGAAGATTGAAGATATTCTCGGCGTTCCTGTTGAGAGAGGCGTTATAGCCGACTACACGGCGGTTGGAAGCGTCGGCGTCGTCACGAACAGGGGCGGTCTCGTGCACCCCGAGGCGACCGACGAGGAGCTCGAGTGGCTGAGCGACCTCTTCAAGGTCGATGTATACGTCGGAACCGCCAACATGGGCGTTCCCTTCGTCGGCTCGTGCATGATAGCCAACTCGCACGGCGTCGTCGTCGGGCATTTGACGACCGGCCCCGAGATAGTGAAGATTGAAGAGGCTTTAGGCTTCCTCGGATAA
- a CDS encoding methylmalonyl-CoA mutase produces the protein MTFDKEKLAKIREEEKRWEETTVTKFLQKAPERKEKFMTDDGFEIKRLYTPADLGEDWDYLEKLGFPGEYPFTRGVYATMYRGRFWTMRQYAGYATAEESNKRYKYLLEQGQTGLSVAFDLPTQLGYDSDHPMAEGEVGKVGVAIDSLWDMRILFDGIPLDKVSTSMTINSTAANLLAMYILVAEEQGVPQEKLRGTVQNDILKEYIARGTYIFPPQPSMRLTTDIIMYCAENIPKWNSISISGYHIREAGANAVQEVAFTLADGIEYVKAVIERGMDVDKFAGRLSFFFNAHNNFLEEIAKFRAARRLWAYIMKEWFNAKNPRSMMLRFHTQTAGSTLTAQQPENNIVRVAIQALAAVLGGTQSLHTNSYDEALSLPTEKSVRIALRTQQIIAYESGVVDTVDPLGGSYYIEWLTDHIYEEALKYIEKIQKMGGMMRAIERGYIQKEIADAAYKYQKEIEEGKRIIVGVNKFQTDEPLEVEILKVDPSIREKQIERLKKLRSERDNKKVEEALDKLRNAAETDDENLMPYIIEAHRHLATLGEVTDVLREVWGEYRAPLIF, from the coding sequence ATGACCTTCGATAAGGAGAAGCTCGCCAAGATTCGCGAGGAGGAGAAGCGCTGGGAGGAAACAACAGTCACGAAGTTCCTCCAGAAGGCCCCTGAGAGAAAGGAGAAGTTCATGACGGATGATGGTTTCGAAATTAAGAGGCTCTACACTCCCGCTGACCTCGGCGAGGACTGGGACTACCTCGAGAAGCTCGGCTTTCCGGGTGAGTATCCCTTCACGCGCGGCGTCTACGCAACGATGTACCGTGGCAGATTCTGGACGATGAGGCAGTACGCGGGCTACGCCACCGCCGAGGAGAGCAACAAGCGCTACAAGTACCTCCTCGAGCAGGGACAGACCGGTTTGAGCGTCGCCTTTGACCTGCCGACCCAGCTCGGCTACGACTCCGACCACCCGATGGCCGAAGGCGAAGTCGGAAAGGTCGGCGTTGCCATTGATTCGCTCTGGGACATGAGGATTCTCTTCGACGGTATTCCGCTCGACAAGGTCTCAACGAGCATGACGATTAACTCGACCGCCGCTAATCTGCTCGCGATGTACATTCTGGTTGCTGAAGAGCAGGGCGTTCCGCAGGAGAAGCTCCGCGGAACGGTTCAGAACGACATCCTGAAGGAATACATAGCGAGGGGAACCTACATCTTTCCGCCCCAGCCGAGCATGCGCCTTACAACGGACATCATAATGTACTGTGCCGAGAACATACCGAAGTGGAACTCGATAAGCATAAGCGGCTACCACATCAGAGAGGCCGGCGCCAACGCGGTCCAGGAGGTTGCATTCACCCTGGCCGACGGTATAGAGTACGTCAAGGCCGTCATCGAGCGCGGTATGGACGTTGATAAATTCGCCGGGAGGCTGAGCTTCTTCTTCAACGCTCACAACAACTTCCTCGAGGAGATTGCCAAGTTCAGAGCCGCGAGGAGGCTCTGGGCATACATCATGAAGGAGTGGTTCAACGCCAAGAACCCGCGCTCCATGATGCTCCGCTTCCACACCCAGACGGCAGGTTCAACGCTTACCGCTCAACAGCCCGAGAACAACATCGTCCGCGTTGCCATTCAGGCCCTCGCGGCGGTTCTCGGCGGAACCCAGAGTTTACACACCAACTCCTACGATGAGGCCCTCTCGCTCCCGACCGAGAAGAGCGTGAGGATTGCCCTGAGGACCCAGCAGATTATCGCCTACGAGAGCGGTGTCGTTGACACCGTTGACCCGCTCGGGGGTTCCTACTACATCGAGTGGCTCACCGACCACATCTACGAGGAGGCCCTGAAGTACATCGAGAAGATTCAGAAGATGGGCGGAATGATGAGGGCAATCGAGAGGGGCTACATCCAGAAGGAGATTGCAGATGCCGCCTACAAGTACCAGAAGGAAATAGAGGAAGGCAAGAGGATAATCGTCGGCGTCAACAAGTTCCAGACGGATGAGCCCCTTGAGGTCGAGATACTCAAGGTCGACCCGAGCATCCGCGAGAAGCAGATTGAGCGCCTTAAGAAGCTCCGCTCCGAGAGGGACAACAAGAAGGTTGAAGAAGCTCTCGACAAGCTCAGGAACGCGGCCGAAACCGACGACGAGAACCTCATGCCCTACATCATCGAGGCCCACAGGCACCTCGCGACACTCGGCGAGGTTACGGACGTTTTAAGGGAAGTCTGGGGAGAGTACCGCGCTCCGCTGATATTCTGA
- a CDS encoding 50S ribosomal protein L39e, whose protein sequence is MARNKPLAKKLRLAKAAKQNRRVPVWVIVKTNRKVMTHPKRRHWRRTKLKE, encoded by the coding sequence ATGGCGAGAAACAAGCCGCTTGCAAAGAAGCTGAGGCTCGCTAAGGCCGCGAAGCAGAACAGGCGCGTTCCCGTCTGGGTTATCGTTAAGACGAACAGGAAGGTTATGACCCACCCGAAGAGGAGACACTGGAGGAGAACCAAGCTCAAGGAGTGA
- a CDS encoding 50S ribosomal protein L31e has product MIKPGEEVIFVVPIRKIKKRVPRWKRAPRAAKFVREWIARHAKAEEVKLDPAVNEKLWERGAEKPPNKLRVKVVVEEVDGKRVAKVSLA; this is encoded by the coding sequence ATGATCAAGCCCGGTGAGGAGGTCATATTCGTCGTTCCCATCAGGAAGATAAAGAAGCGCGTTCCGCGCTGGAAGAGGGCCCCGAGAGCGGCCAAATTCGTCCGCGAGTGGATAGCGAGGCACGCCAAGGCCGAGGAGGTCAAGCTCGACCCGGCCGTCAACGAGAAGCTCTGGGAGCGCGGGGCGGAGAAGCCACCCAACAAGCTCCGCGTTAAGGTCGTCGTTGAGGAAGTTGACGGCAAGAGGGTTGCAAAGGTCTCCCTGGCCTGA
- a CDS encoding Hsp20/alpha crystallin family protein → MVWRRDRYWDPFDIMREIQEEIDAIFRDFMRGPRLWRTEPRESIAVSETWREPFVDIFDRGDRFVITVELPGVRKEDIKLRVTEDTVYIEAQIKREKELEEEGAIRIERYYSGYRRAIRLPEEVIPEKAKARYNNGVLEIELPKKAPKKPEGEGFEVKIE, encoded by the coding sequence ATGGTCTGGAGAAGGGACCGCTACTGGGATCCATTCGACATAATGAGGGAAATCCAGGAGGAGATTGACGCCATATTCAGGGACTTCATGCGCGGACCGAGGCTCTGGAGAACCGAGCCCAGGGAGAGCATTGCCGTCAGCGAGACATGGAGAGAGCCCTTCGTGGACATCTTCGACAGGGGAGACAGGTTCGTCATCACCGTTGAGCTCCCAGGAGTCAGGAAGGAGGACATCAAGCTCAGGGTTACCGAGGACACCGTCTACATCGAGGCCCAGATAAAGCGCGAGAAGGAGCTCGAGGAGGAGGGCGCGATAAGAATCGAGCGCTACTACAGCGGCTACAGGAGGGCCATCAGGCTTCCGGAGGAAGTCATTCCCGAGAAGGCGAAGGCCCGCTACAACAACGGCGTCCTCGAAATCGAGCTTCCCAAGAAGGCCCCAAAGAAGCCCGAGGGAGAAGGCTTCGAGGTCAAGATTGAGTGA
- a CDS encoding MBL fold metallo-hydrolase — MLVKGIGLDSSARFTFQSHAHSDHFVSGEVIFATRATKFLSHLRKGGFYREVRFRRTVYIGDVKAKLYPAGHMLGSAGIKLWLDTGTLFYTGDTKWFKLRTAEKSRFPRADFLIIEATFGVPAFTFPSPREAEKKLIAFVEEAIDRGKRPVLYVNQTGKAQEVMKILDVHGITVRPSREMLKVARVYSKFGVRFGNIESDGDVILRSYRSPRVENSLSPWELTVSGFGRLRLSNHADFWELVRIVERVKPERIFTVYGFAREFAEILRGLGYETRYLQPDSTVELEG, encoded by the coding sequence ATGCTCGTCAAAGGTATAGGCCTCGACAGCTCGGCTCGCTTCACCTTCCAGAGCCACGCCCACAGCGACCACTTCGTTAGCGGGGAGGTTATATTCGCGACCAGAGCAACTAAGTTCCTCAGCCACCTCCGCAAGGGCGGGTTCTACCGCGAAGTTAGATTCAGAAGGACCGTCTACATCGGCGATGTTAAGGCGAAGCTTTATCCTGCAGGCCACATGCTCGGCTCGGCCGGAATAAAGCTCTGGCTCGACACTGGAACACTCTTCTACACCGGCGACACCAAGTGGTTCAAGCTGAGAACGGCAGAGAAGAGTCGCTTCCCGAGGGCGGACTTTCTGATAATCGAGGCGACCTTCGGCGTCCCAGCCTTCACGTTCCCCTCGCCGAGGGAAGCTGAAAAGAAGCTAATCGCCTTCGTCGAGGAAGCCATTGACAGGGGAAAGAGGCCCGTTCTCTACGTGAACCAGACCGGGAAGGCGCAAGAGGTTATGAAGATACTCGACGTCCACGGGATAACCGTAAGGCCCTCGCGCGAGATGCTGAAAGTGGCGAGGGTTTACTCCAAGTTCGGGGTTCGCTTCGGCAACATCGAGAGTGATGGCGATGTAATCCTCCGCTCCTACCGCTCGCCGAGGGTCGAGAACTCTTTAAGCCCCTGGGAGCTGACTGTTTCCGGCTTCGGAAGGCTGAGGCTCAGCAACCACGCCGACTTCTGGGAGCTGGTGAGGATCGTCGAGAGAGTTAAGCCTGAGAGAATCTTCACCGTCTACGGCTTTGCCCGGGAGTTCGCGGAAATTCTGAGGGGGCTCGGCTACGAGACCCGTTATCTGCAACCGGATTCAACAGTCGAGCTGGAAGGCTGA
- a CDS encoding CDC48 family AAA ATPase — MSERKEIKLKVASAYQRDVGRGIVRIDRKAMRELGVQPGDIVEIIGTKNTAAVVWPAYPEDEGLNIIRMDGTIRKNAGVGLGDEVTVRKADVKEAKKVIVAPTEPIRFGRDFVEWLHSRLVGRPVVRGDYIKVGILGQELTFVVTATTPAGIVQITEFTDFQVSEKPVKEVSKAAALGVTYEDIGGLKDVIQKVREMIELPLKHPEIFEKLGIEPPKGVLLYGPPGTGKTLLAKAVANEANAHFIAINGPEIMSKYYGESEERLREVFKEAEENAPAIIFIDEIDAIAPKREETHGEVEKRVVSQLLTLMDGLKSRGKVIVIGATNRPDAIDPALRRPGRFDRELEVGVPDKQGRKEILQIHTRGMPIEPEFRRSKVLEILEKLRGDERFRDVIDRAIEKVEKAKDEEEIKKALKELDERLYEEIRAKLIDALLEELAEVTHGFVGADLAALAREAAMAALRRLIKEGKIDFEAESIPREVLEELKVTRKDFYEALKMVEPSALREVLLEVPNVRWEDIGGLEDVKQELREAVEWPLKYPEAFMGLGITPPKGILLYGPPGTGKTLLAKAVANESEANFIAIKGPEVLSKWVGESEKNIREIFRKARQAAPTVIFIDEIDAIAPRRGTDVNRVTDRLINQLLTEMDGIQENSGVVVIGATNRPDIIDPALLRPGRFDRLILVPAPDEKARLEIFKVHTRKVPLAEDVNLEELAKRTEGYTGADIEAVVREAAMLAMRRALQEGIIKPGMKADEIRRKVKVTMKDFEEALKKIGPSVSKETMEYYRKIQEQFKQSRG, encoded by the coding sequence ATGAGCGAGAGGAAGGAGATCAAGCTTAAGGTTGCGTCCGCTTATCAGAGGGACGTAGGTAGGGGAATCGTCAGGATTGACAGGAAGGCCATGCGCGAGCTCGGCGTCCAGCCCGGCGACATAGTTGAGATTATCGGAACCAAGAACACCGCAGCGGTCGTCTGGCCGGCTTATCCAGAGGACGAGGGACTCAACATCATCAGAATGGACGGAACCATCAGGAAGAACGCCGGCGTTGGACTCGGCGACGAGGTTACGGTTAGGAAGGCCGACGTCAAGGAGGCGAAGAAGGTCATAGTCGCTCCAACCGAGCCGATTCGCTTTGGAAGGGACTTCGTTGAGTGGCTCCACAGCAGGCTCGTCGGCAGGCCCGTCGTCAGGGGAGACTACATAAAGGTCGGAATCCTCGGTCAGGAGCTGACTTTCGTCGTTACCGCGACGACTCCAGCCGGAATAGTCCAGATAACCGAGTTCACCGACTTCCAGGTTAGCGAGAAGCCCGTTAAGGAGGTCAGCAAGGCGGCAGCGCTTGGCGTTACCTACGAGGACATCGGCGGCCTGAAGGACGTCATCCAGAAGGTCAGGGAGATGATTGAGCTCCCGCTCAAGCACCCGGAGATATTCGAGAAGCTCGGCATCGAGCCCCCGAAGGGTGTCCTGCTTTACGGTCCGCCGGGAACCGGTAAGACGCTCCTTGCAAAGGCCGTCGCCAACGAAGCCAACGCCCACTTCATAGCCATCAACGGGCCTGAGATAATGAGCAAGTACTACGGCGAGAGCGAAGAGAGGCTCAGGGAGGTCTTCAAGGAGGCCGAGGAGAACGCACCGGCGATAATCTTCATAGACGAGATTGATGCAATAGCTCCCAAGAGAGAGGAGACCCACGGCGAGGTTGAGAAGCGCGTCGTCAGCCAGCTCCTGACGCTGATGGACGGCCTCAAGAGCAGGGGCAAGGTCATAGTCATCGGTGCCACCAACAGGCCCGACGCGATTGACCCGGCTCTCAGGAGGCCCGGAAGGTTTGACAGGGAGCTTGAGGTCGGCGTCCCGGACAAACAGGGTAGAAAGGAGATCCTCCAGATACACACCAGGGGAATGCCCATCGAGCCGGAGTTCAGGAGGAGCAAGGTCCTGGAGATACTCGAGAAGCTCCGCGGCGACGAGAGGTTCAGGGACGTTATCGACAGGGCTATAGAGAAGGTCGAGAAGGCGAAGGACGAGGAGGAGATAAAGAAGGCACTGAAGGAGCTCGACGAGAGGCTCTACGAGGAGATCAGGGCAAAGCTCATCGACGCGCTCCTCGAGGAGCTGGCTGAAGTAACGCACGGATTCGTCGGAGCCGACCTCGCGGCGTTGGCCAGAGAGGCGGCAATGGCCGCGCTCAGGAGGCTCATCAAGGAGGGCAAGATCGACTTCGAGGCCGAGAGCATACCCAGGGAAGTCCTCGAGGAGCTCAAGGTCACCAGGAAGGACTTCTACGAGGCGCTCAAGATGGTCGAGCCGTCGGCGCTCAGGGAGGTCCTCCTCGAGGTGCCGAACGTCCGCTGGGAGGACATCGGAGGCCTTGAGGACGTCAAACAGGAGCTCAGGGAGGCAGTAGAATGGCCACTCAAGTACCCGGAGGCATTCATGGGACTCGGAATCACCCCGCCGAAGGGAATCCTGCTCTACGGTCCGCCGGGAACAGGTAAGACCCTCCTCGCCAAGGCCGTGGCGAACGAGAGCGAGGCCAACTTCATCGCCATCAAGGGTCCAGAGGTGCTCAGCAAGTGGGTCGGCGAGAGCGAGAAGAACATCAGGGAGATATTCAGGAAGGCTCGCCAGGCGGCTCCGACGGTGATATTCATCGACGAGATTGACGCAATAGCTCCGCGCAGGGGAACCGACGTCAACCGCGTAACCGACAGGCTCATCAACCAGCTCCTCACCGAGATGGACGGAATCCAGGAGAACAGCGGTGTCGTCGTCATCGGTGCCACCAACAGGCCGGACATCATCGACCCGGCCCTGCTCAGGCCAGGAAGGTTCGACAGGCTGATACTCGTGCCAGCGCCGGACGAGAAGGCCAGGCTGGAGATATTCAAGGTGCACACCAGGAAGGTCCCGCTCGCGGAGGACGTGAACCTTGAAGAGCTCGCCAAGAGAACAGAGGGCTACACCGGTGCCGACATAGAGGCCGTCGTCAGAGAGGCCGCGATGCTCGCCATGAGGAGAGCGCTCCAGGAGGGCATCATCAAGCCCGGCATGAAGGCCGACGAAATCAGGAGAAAGGTCAAGGTCACCATGAAGGACTTCGAGGAGGCCCTGAAGAAGATTGGGCCGTCGGTGAGTAAGGAGACGATGGAGTACTACAGGAAGATACAGGAGCAGTTCAAGCAGTCCCGCGGTTGA